A window from Streptococcus sp. 29887 encodes these proteins:
- a CDS encoding RepB family plasmid replication initiator protein: MNKKETPKTFDLLTRSIDPRLDITTGLHVEEIEAPIFAPMLNGTVTNTLATIGRNAVPTRINPLANNEATIENGDVKVFIEKYSDKKSLKVGVVKLLDFLTVGLAKINHYRDKDIANLQNTVTFSIDDYMGYLGVANPNSKSTRDQIRRRLKDELDTLYSISFKWKEKSRDKVEDYAKMRLCEAQGIKRGVASFTFTTSMAYYLNQSYIMQYPLDLLAISERNPNAYPIARKLALHHSIDNNHKKGTSNIISVAKLLESTPEIPTITEVMGTDRAWGRRIKNALEKALDAIDGVISWEYSNSKGVPLTEKQLAMADYETFSKLYIKFDILGAPDPTQRIEAKKAKTTARRKAKKTDTKKEE, from the coding sequence ATGAATAAAAAAGAAACCCCTAAAACGTTTGATTTATTAACACGTAGTATAGATCCCAGATTAGACATCACAACAGGGCTACACGTTGAAGAAATAGAAGCCCCTATCTTTGCCCCTATGCTTAATGGAACAGTTACTAACACACTTGCTACAATTGGGCGTAATGCAGTACCTACCAGAATTAACCCGCTTGCAAATAACGAGGCTACTATAGAAAATGGGGACGTTAAGGTTTTTATAGAGAAATACTCAGACAAGAAAAGCCTTAAAGTTGGGGTAGTGAAGCTACTAGACTTTTTAACGGTGGGTTTAGCCAAAATCAACCACTACAGGGACAAAGATATAGCTAACTTACAAAATACCGTTACATTTTCTATAGATGATTATATGGGGTATTTGGGAGTAGCTAACCCAAATAGTAAGAGCACCCGCGATCAAATAAGAAGACGTTTAAAAGATGAATTAGACACGCTTTACAGCATATCTTTTAAGTGGAAAGAAAAGAGTAGGGATAAAGTGGAAGACTATGCTAAAATGCGACTTTGTGAAGCACAGGGAATAAAACGAGGCGTAGCCTCATTTACATTTACTACTAGCATGGCTTACTATTTAAACCAGTCTTACATTATGCAGTACCCGTTAGACCTACTAGCTATTAGCGAGCGTAACCCTAACGCTTACCCTATAGCCCGTAAATTAGCGCTACACCACAGCATAGACAACAACCACAAAAAAGGCACTTCTAACATTATAAGCGTTGCTAAGTTGCTTGAAAGCACCCCAGAAATACCAACAATAACCGAAGTTATGGGAACTGATAGAGCATGGGGCAGACGTATAAAAAACGCCTTAGAGAAGGCGCTAGACGCTATAGACGGGGTTATTAGTTGGGAATACAGCAACAGTAAAGGCGTACCACTGACAGAGAAACAGTTAGCAATGGCAGACTATGAAACATTTAGCAAGCTATACATAAAGTTTGACATACTAGGCGCACCAGATCCAACACAGCGGATTGAAGCTAAAAAAGCCAAAACTACAGCACGTAGGA